One window of Paroedura picta isolate Pp20150507F chromosome 2, Ppicta_v3.0, whole genome shotgun sequence genomic DNA carries:
- the EIF2B2 gene encoding translation initiation factor eIF2B subunit beta isoform X2, whose amino-acid sequence MDLIHKEGRKMTAAHPSETTVGNMVRRVLKIIREEYSRLRGRSEESDQQESLHKLLTSEGLNEDFNTHYSPLRANVIEAISELLIELEGTTDNIAMQALEHIHSNEVIMTIGYSHTVEAFLKEAARKRKFHVIVAECAPFCQGHEMAVRLAKEDIETTVMSDAAIFAVMSRVNKVIIGTKTILANGALIAVSGTHTLALAAKHHSTPLIVCAPMFKLTPQFLNEEDSFHKFVSPQEVLPFTEGEILSKVNVHCPVFDYVPPELITLFISNIGGNAPSYIYRLMSELYHPDDREL is encoded by the exons ATGGATCTGATTCATaaggaaggcaggaaaatgaCTGCAGCACATCCATCTGAGACAACTGTGGGCAACATGGTGAGACGGGTGCTGAAGATAATTCGTGAGGAGTACAGCAG GCTCCGAGGACGCAGTGAGGAGAGTGACCAGCAGGAGTCACTGCACAAACTTCTGACCTCAGAAGGTCTCAATGAGGACTTCAACACCCATTATAGCCCACTTAGGGCCAATGTAATTGAAGCTATTAGTGAGCTGTTAATTGAATTAG AGGGTACAACCGACAATATTGCTATGCAAGCACTGGAACACATCCACTCCAATGAGGTGATCATGACCATTGGCTACTCACACACAGTGGAGGCATTCCTGAAAGAGGCAGCGCGGAAAAGAAAATTCCATGTCATTGTGGCTGAATGTGCACCCTTCTGCCAG ggccATGAAATGGCTGTCCGTTTGGCCAAAGAGGATATAGAAACCACAGTCATGAGTGATGCAGCCATCTTTGCTGTTATGTCTCGAGTCAACAAG GTCATTATTGGGACAAAGACTATATTGGCAAATGGGGCACTAATAGCGGTCAGTGGAACTCACAccttggcattagcagcaaagCACCACTCTACCCCTCTCATTGTCTGCGCACCCATGTTCAAGCTCACACCACAG TTCCTTAATGAAGAAGATTCATTCCATAAGTTTGTCTCGCCACAGGAAGTATTGCCTTTTACAGAAG GAGAGATTCTGTCTAAGGTCAATGTTCATTGTCCTGTCTTCGACTATGTTCCGCCCGAACTGATCACTCTCTTCATCTCGAACATTGGAGGCAATGCTCCTTCCTACATTTATCGACTCATGAGCGAGCTCTATCACCCAGATGACCGTGAACTCTGA
- the EIF2B2 gene encoding translation initiation factor eIF2B subunit beta isoform X1, with amino-acid sequence MSAMTATKKESELCGQIEDFVALLKRGGERPRSEEAARQTVGLLRRIVAHGRWDNAGELMDLIHKEGRKMTAAHPSETTVGNMVRRVLKIIREEYSRLRGRSEESDQQESLHKLLTSEGLNEDFNTHYSPLRANVIEAISELLIELEGTTDNIAMQALEHIHSNEVIMTIGYSHTVEAFLKEAARKRKFHVIVAECAPFCQGHEMAVRLAKEDIETTVMSDAAIFAVMSRVNKVIIGTKTILANGALIAVSGTHTLALAAKHHSTPLIVCAPMFKLTPQFLNEEDSFHKFVSPQEVLPFTEGEILSKVNVHCPVFDYVPPELITLFISNIGGNAPSYIYRLMSELYHPDDREL; translated from the exons ATGTCGGCGATGACAGCGACGAAGAAGGAGTCGGAGCTGTGCGGCCAAATCGAGGACTTCGTGGCGCTGCTGAAGCGGGGCGGGGAGCGGCCGCGCTCGGAGGAGGCTGCCCGCCAAACCGTGGGGCTGCTTCGGAGGATCGTGGCGCACGGGCGCTGGGACAACGCGG GAGAACTGATGGATCTGATTCATaaggaaggcaggaaaatgaCTGCAGCACATCCATCTGAGACAACTGTGGGCAACATGGTGAGACGGGTGCTGAAGATAATTCGTGAGGAGTACAGCAG GCTCCGAGGACGCAGTGAGGAGAGTGACCAGCAGGAGTCACTGCACAAACTTCTGACCTCAGAAGGTCTCAATGAGGACTTCAACACCCATTATAGCCCACTTAGGGCCAATGTAATTGAAGCTATTAGTGAGCTGTTAATTGAATTAG AGGGTACAACCGACAATATTGCTATGCAAGCACTGGAACACATCCACTCCAATGAGGTGATCATGACCATTGGCTACTCACACACAGTGGAGGCATTCCTGAAAGAGGCAGCGCGGAAAAGAAAATTCCATGTCATTGTGGCTGAATGTGCACCCTTCTGCCAG ggccATGAAATGGCTGTCCGTTTGGCCAAAGAGGATATAGAAACCACAGTCATGAGTGATGCAGCCATCTTTGCTGTTATGTCTCGAGTCAACAAG GTCATTATTGGGACAAAGACTATATTGGCAAATGGGGCACTAATAGCGGTCAGTGGAACTCACAccttggcattagcagcaaagCACCACTCTACCCCTCTCATTGTCTGCGCACCCATGTTCAAGCTCACACCACAG TTCCTTAATGAAGAAGATTCATTCCATAAGTTTGTCTCGCCACAGGAAGTATTGCCTTTTACAGAAG GAGAGATTCTGTCTAAGGTCAATGTTCATTGTCCTGTCTTCGACTATGTTCCGCCCGAACTGATCACTCTCTTCATCTCGAACATTGGAGGCAATGCTCCTTCCTACATTTATCGACTCATGAGCGAGCTCTATCACCCAGATGACCGTGAACTCTGA